One Treponema primitia ZAS-1 DNA segment encodes these proteins:
- a CDS encoding carbohydrate kinase family protein has protein sequence MDEAEIELLCIGNALVDVFAPSTVKELDSLGITEPVQHVAPEKIQEILLAFPGAFSSAGGGSANTAKVAAGLGVSTIFVGSVGDDRLGQFYETELVAAGTAFRLFRSVLPTGICVMFQLPGGKTRIAASPGAALELKREHIDDELIRKTKVVVLDGFILHREDLTRYILDRANQYGTVVALDVGSAEIAEERAAEIIRYSREYPLILFMNEAETRAFYTGGAAKNNAADEEDDTGNNREIHRIYRFLRKLTTDELFPIIVVKQGSRGSTVFAGGAVHRNAIPAIIPKDSTGAGDAFCAAFLAAWLRGKSLAECSGLGNRIARETLRVNGANIDRKKLAHIAKTRL, from the coding sequence ATGGATGAAGCGGAAATTGAATTACTCTGCATAGGGAATGCCCTGGTTGATGTGTTTGCTCCTTCAACGGTGAAGGAGCTTGATTCCTTAGGAATAACAGAACCGGTCCAGCATGTGGCTCCGGAGAAAATCCAGGAAATACTCCTAGCTTTCCCCGGGGCTTTTTCATCCGCCGGAGGCGGGTCAGCCAATACCGCAAAGGTCGCCGCGGGACTGGGTGTTTCTACAATATTTGTAGGTTCCGTTGGGGATGACCGTCTTGGACAGTTCTACGAAACGGAGCTCGTCGCAGCGGGAACCGCTTTCCGTTTATTTCGGTCGGTACTCCCCACGGGGATCTGCGTTATGTTCCAACTCCCGGGCGGAAAAACCAGGATAGCCGCCTCCCCTGGCGCGGCCCTGGAGCTAAAGCGGGAACATATTGATGACGAGCTAATCCGAAAAACAAAGGTAGTAGTCCTGGACGGCTTTATTCTTCACAGGGAAGATCTAACCCGATATATCCTGGACAGGGCAAACCAATACGGCACCGTGGTCGCCCTGGACGTGGGTTCCGCCGAAATTGCGGAGGAACGGGCCGCAGAGATTATCCGCTATAGCCGGGAATACCCGCTGATCCTCTTTATGAACGAAGCCGAAACCCGGGCTTTTTATACCGGGGGCGCTGCCAAAAACAATGCGGCGGATGAAGAGGACGATACCGGAAACAACCGGGAAATTCACCGGATATACCGGTTCTTACGGAAACTGACCACGGACGAGCTTTTTCCCATCATTGTAGTAAAGCAGGGTTCCCGGGGCTCCACGGTATTCGCCGGGGGCGCCGTCCACCGGAATGCCATACCCGCCATTATCCCCAAGGACAGTACCGGCGCCGGGGACGCCTTCTGTGCCGCTTTCCTCGCCGCCTGGCTCCGGGGCAAGTCGCTGGCGGAATGTTCAGGCCTGGGAAACCGGATAGCCCGGGAAACTCTGCGCGTAAACGGCGCCAATATTGACCGTAAAAAACTCGCCCACATCGCAAAAACCCGCCTTTAA
- a CDS encoding acetate kinase produces the protein MVILVLNCGSSSAKYQVYDWEAKDILAVGNVEKVTLKGSFISHKAKGKEEYVVEHDCPDHTEAVNLIIKLLTDKEHGVITDMGIIKAVGHRVVHGGDKFIKSVIVDDNVMKTLDEVKDLGPLHNPANIMGIQAAKKVLPNVPHCAIMDTAWHQTMPPESYLYAVPYDWYEKYSVRRYGFHGTSFLYTAKRAAVLLGKDPYKTNLIICHLGNGASVNAVKDGCSFDTSMGMTPLEGLIMGTRSGDADPALPFYVMRKAGLSAAEMESALNKKSGLLGITGQYVDRRDIQKATLAGDARAKLAQDMEAQRVKKYIGAYQATLGRVDALVFTAGVGEFAFFIRKKILEGLEGIGIVYDPKKNDLACTRNTETLISKPESKIPVYIIPTDEELVMTEDAYALMAGTYDVHTKFTYSFQSKDYVNKGRAEGLKEELKKKPDLQSVIAVPK, from the coding sequence ATGGTTATTTTGGTATTGAACTGCGGATCTTCTTCCGCTAAGTATCAGGTCTACGATTGGGAAGCCAAGGATATCCTGGCGGTGGGAAATGTGGAAAAGGTTACCCTGAAGGGTTCCTTTATCTCCCACAAGGCCAAGGGTAAGGAAGAGTACGTGGTGGAGCATGACTGTCCGGACCACACCGAGGCGGTGAACCTGATCATCAAGCTCCTGACCGACAAGGAACACGGGGTAATCACCGATATGGGGATTATCAAGGCCGTGGGCCACCGGGTGGTTCACGGGGGCGATAAGTTTATCAAATCGGTCATTGTGGATGATAATGTGATGAAGACCCTGGATGAAGTTAAGGACCTGGGCCCCCTGCACAACCCTGCCAATATCATGGGGATTCAGGCGGCCAAGAAGGTGCTCCCCAATGTACCCCACTGCGCTATCATGGATACCGCTTGGCACCAGACCATGCCCCCTGAATCCTACCTTTACGCGGTACCCTACGATTGGTACGAGAAATACTCGGTGCGCCGCTACGGCTTCCACGGAACCAGCTTCCTCTACACCGCAAAACGGGCGGCGGTGCTCCTGGGCAAGGACCCCTACAAGACCAACCTGATCATCTGTCACCTGGGGAACGGCGCCTCGGTGAACGCCGTTAAGGACGGCTGCTCCTTCGATACATCCATGGGAATGACCCCCCTGGAGGGGCTCATCATGGGAACCCGGTCCGGTGATGCGGACCCTGCCCTGCCCTTCTATGTGATGCGGAAAGCCGGCCTGAGCGCCGCGGAAATGGAAAGCGCCCTGAACAAGAAGTCCGGACTCCTGGGCATTACCGGCCAGTATGTGGATCGCCGGGACATCCAGAAGGCAACCCTGGCGGGTGATGCACGGGCAAAGCTTGCCCAGGACATGGAAGCCCAGCGGGTAAAGAAGTACATCGGCGCCTACCAAGCCACCCTTGGCCGGGTGGACGCCCTGGTCTTTACCGCCGGGGTTGGCGAATTTGCCTTCTTCATCCGGAAGAAAATCCTGGAAGGCCTTGAGGGTATCGGCATTGTCTACGATCCCAAGAAGAACGACCTTGCCTGTACCCGGAATACCGAAACCCTGATCTCCAAGCCGGAATCGAAGATACCGGTCTACATCATCCCCACCGACGAAGAACTGGTGATGACCGAAGACGCCTACGCCCTGATGGCGGGGACCTACGATGTGCATACCAAATTCACCTATTCCTTCCAAAGCAAGGACTATGTAAACAAGGGCCGCGCCGAAGGATTGAAGGAAGAGCTGAAGAAGAAGCCGGACCTGCAGTCGGTTATCGCAGTCCCGAAGTAA
- a CDS encoding mannose-1-phosphate guanylyltransferase produces MFNDCIIMAGGSGTRLWPASNSKTPKQFLSVNNGGSFFNDAVDRALAVTSGDGRVIIIAGKTHVPHIIRVCENYSAGDKKRLVLIPEPLAKNTAPAIACGAFYAGGERGEDRNVLVLTSDHIIQPLAVFQADAAAAAAFSAQGNLAIFGIPPRGPETGYGYIETGELLAGQDQATAVYKVLSFREKPSPEKAEQFLAAGNYYWNSGMFGFSSRFILEEFRRNAPDIFKAFEKLAAPGKDAYTVQGGIRVLDKWPGLEAAYHAAPGISVDYAIAEKCSRTVMAAARFEWFDVGSWDEYARLASDPSSTEVYTQDSSGCFVHADLPVAICGVDDLIVVVRSGKDGSPGSVLISKKGATQGVKNIVEQIKAAGRTELL; encoded by the coding sequence ATGTTTAACGACTGTATTATCATGGCCGGGGGCTCCGGAACCCGGTTATGGCCTGCCAGTAACTCCAAAACCCCCAAACAGTTCCTTTCCGTCAATAACGGGGGCAGCTTTTTCAATGATGCGGTGGACCGAGCCCTGGCGGTAACAAGCGGGGACGGCCGGGTCATTATTATTGCCGGGAAAACCCATGTCCCCCATATTATCAGGGTTTGCGAAAATTACAGTGCGGGTGATAAAAAACGGCTGGTTTTGATTCCAGAACCCTTGGCAAAAAACACCGCCCCCGCCATAGCCTGTGGGGCCTTCTATGCCGGCGGGGAAAGAGGGGAGGACCGGAATGTGCTGGTCCTAACCAGCGATCACATCATACAACCCCTGGCGGTTTTCCAAGCCGATGCCGCGGCAGCTGCGGCTTTCTCTGCCCAGGGCAACCTGGCGATTTTCGGTATACCCCCCCGGGGACCGGAAACCGGCTACGGCTATATCGAAACCGGAGAGCTGCTTGCCGGGCAGGATCAGGCAACAGCGGTTTACAAGGTCCTGTCTTTCCGGGAAAAACCCAGTCCGGAAAAGGCGGAACAATTTCTAGCCGCGGGAAACTACTACTGGAATTCGGGGATGTTCGGCTTTTCCTCCCGCTTTATCCTGGAGGAATTTCGCCGGAACGCCCCGGACATTTTCAAGGCCTTCGAAAAACTTGCCGCCCCGGGTAAAGATGCCTACACGGTTCAGGGGGGCATACGGGTCCTGGATAAATGGCCCGGCCTGGAAGCGGCCTACCATGCCGCGCCGGGGATCTCCGTGGATTACGCCATCGCGGAAAAGTGCAGCCGAACCGTAATGGCCGCCGCCCGGTTTGAGTGGTTTGACGTGGGCAGCTGGGACGAATACGCCCGGCTTGCATCGGACCCCAGTTCTACCGAAGTGTACACCCAGGATTCATCGGGCTGTTTTGTACACGCCGACTTACCCGTAGCCATCTGCGGGGTGGATGACCTCATCGTGGTGGTCCGATCGGGAAAAGACGGCAGCCCCGGTTCGGTACTTATCTCCAAAAAAGGCGCGACCCAGGGGGTCAAAAATATTGTGGAACAGATTAAGGCCGCAGGCCGGACGGAATTGTTGTAG
- a CDS encoding MATE family efflux transporter has protein sequence MKHTMKPDSGSEHFYKTLVRLALPISLQNLITFAVNFADNLMVGSLGDLAISGVFIGNQIHALLQFIVGGIGAALVILATQYWGKKDTKSIRSIITICLWAGIFAGVVFTVFSVCFPSLVIGVLTIRSDVFASALPYVRIVGISFVFFAVSQVLIASLRSVEKVRFGMFVALAALCVNVSLNYCLVFGKFGFPALGVTGAAIATLISRIVEFIIVLIYVFAIDKRIGMAFKDLVRFEKQLVSSLIKYGSPVVAGDVVWAVNSFAYTAIVGRFTADTIAAFNIAGMMNTLVYVWISGMAGAVGIMTGKMVGAGEIGGLKPYAYRVQKFFLCVGAITGLFVFLTKGALISFYNISPEAVIGSKQLITVLSFTIMGTAYQMTSLFGLVKSGGNISFVFKNDTIFVFVVVIPSAIIAVVFNAPAWAVFLCLKCDQILKCFVAVVVVNRFKWVRNLTVV, from the coding sequence ATGAAACATACGATGAAACCGGATAGTGGATCCGAACATTTCTACAAAACCCTTGTAAGGCTGGCTCTGCCAATCTCCCTGCAGAACCTGATAACCTTTGCCGTCAATTTTGCGGATAATCTCATGGTTGGAAGCCTCGGGGACTTGGCTATCTCCGGGGTTTTTATCGGGAACCAGATTCATGCTCTGCTGCAGTTTATTGTCGGTGGTATTGGCGCCGCATTGGTGATCCTGGCGACCCAATACTGGGGGAAAAAGGACACAAAGAGTATCCGCTCAATAATAACCATATGTTTGTGGGCAGGTATTTTTGCCGGCGTGGTGTTTACCGTTTTCTCAGTCTGCTTCCCCTCGCTTGTGATTGGGGTATTGACCATCAGGTCCGATGTTTTTGCTTCGGCCTTGCCCTATGTCAGGATAGTCGGAATTTCCTTTGTGTTTTTTGCGGTTTCCCAGGTGTTAATCGCATCCCTGCGGAGCGTTGAAAAGGTACGGTTTGGGATGTTTGTTGCCCTGGCTGCCCTCTGTGTTAACGTCAGTCTTAACTACTGCCTTGTTTTTGGCAAATTTGGATTTCCTGCCCTTGGGGTCACCGGGGCAGCCATTGCAACCCTGATATCCAGGATTGTGGAGTTTATCATCGTGTTGATCTATGTCTTTGCCATAGATAAGCGGATCGGCATGGCCTTTAAAGACCTGGTGAGGTTCGAAAAACAGTTAGTATCGTCCCTAATTAAATATGGCTCACCTGTTGTAGCGGGGGATGTGGTGTGGGCTGTTAATTCTTTTGCGTATACCGCCATTGTCGGCCGGTTTACGGCGGATACTATCGCTGCCTTTAACATTGCGGGAATGATGAATACCCTGGTATATGTATGGATATCCGGTATGGCGGGGGCGGTGGGGATCATGACCGGAAAGATGGTCGGCGCAGGGGAGATTGGAGGGCTCAAACCCTATGCTTACCGGGTGCAGAAATTTTTCCTCTGTGTAGGTGCTATTACGGGGTTATTTGTTTTCTTAACCAAGGGGGCGCTTATCTCCTTTTACAATATATCTCCCGAGGCGGTCATAGGATCGAAGCAATTAATCACCGTATTGTCATTTACTATTATGGGGACCGCCTATCAGATGACATCCCTTTTCGGCCTGGTTAAATCCGGCGGTAATATCTCTTTTGTCTTTAAAAATGACACCATATTTGTTTTTGTGGTTGTCATCCCTTCGGCAATTATCGCGGTGGTTTTTAATGCTCCGGCCTGGGCCGTATTCCTTTGTCTTAAGTGCGATCAGATACTAAAGTGCTTTGTCGCAGTGGTGGTGGTTAACCGTTTTAAATGGGTACGGAATCTCACTGTGGTTTAA
- the rarD gene encoding EamA family transporter RarD yields the protein MALSSMAKGVVCAVLAYILWGILPLYWKLLSFASPLHILAFRILFSLFFVGIILLLGRNSSWIRLFTDPKKRSLAILSGLVITFNWGLYIWAVNTGHTIESSLGYYINPLISILLGLIFFKEKLGRLQWVAFALACLGVLVITLLSGTFPWISLCLALSFGFYGLLKKKLASGSLESLGAETLAAAPIGIALLIFPPNNLGDLTGLSIPAWAGLVSCGIITALPLFLFGLGAKLLPLSTLGFIQFISPTFQFFLGIFVFGESFPIQNLAAFGLIWVSVILYSVSLRIKPQ from the coding sequence ATGGCTTTGTCATCCATGGCTAAGGGCGTTGTTTGCGCCGTTCTGGCGTATATTCTCTGGGGTATACTGCCCCTCTACTGGAAACTGCTATCCTTCGCCTCTCCCCTGCATATCCTGGCCTTCAGGATCCTCTTCTCCCTATTCTTTGTGGGAATCATCCTGCTCCTGGGGCGGAATAGTTCCTGGATCCGGCTTTTTACCGATCCTAAAAAACGGTCCCTGGCGATCCTCTCCGGACTGGTTATCACCTTTAACTGGGGCCTCTATATCTGGGCGGTTAATACGGGCCACACCATAGAATCATCCCTGGGCTACTATATTAATCCCCTTATTTCCATTCTTCTGGGACTTATCTTCTTTAAGGAAAAGCTGGGACGACTCCAGTGGGTAGCATTTGCTCTGGCATGTCTTGGTGTATTAGTCATAACCCTGCTCTCCGGAACCTTCCCGTGGATTTCCCTATGCCTGGCCCTGTCCTTCGGATTCTACGGACTCCTGAAAAAGAAACTCGCCTCCGGTTCCCTGGAATCCCTGGGTGCAGAAACCCTAGCAGCCGCCCCTATCGGAATAGCGCTTCTTATCTTTCCCCCAAACAACCTGGGGGATCTTACCGGCCTGTCGATTCCGGCCTGGGCAGGGCTGGTCTCCTGCGGGATAATCACCGCCCTCCCCCTCTTCCTCTTCGGCCTTGGGGCAAAGCTCCTACCCCTTTCCACCCTGGGGTTTATTCAATTCATATCCCCTACCTTTCAGTTTTTTCTTGGGATTTTTGTTTTCGGCGAATCCTTTCCTATCCAAAACCTGGCGGCTTTCGGCCTTATTTGGGTCTCAGTAATTCTCTATTCAGTATCACTGCGGATTAAACCACAGTGA
- the def gene encoding peptide deformylase, with the protein MEVITLGDDLLRQKAEPINPINAEYVKIAGEMIETMHQSKGVGLAGPQVGFMKRIFVIHIEGDVPRVFINPSIVATSQETVKLEEGCLSLPGIWADVVRPETVKIQAWNEKGRPFTMETDGILARVILHEYDHLEGTLFIDRIPESRRNKILAKLEKRQMQD; encoded by the coding sequence ATGGAAGTAATTACCCTTGGGGACGATCTCCTCCGGCAAAAAGCGGAACCGATCAACCCTATTAATGCTGAATACGTGAAAATTGCCGGCGAGATGATCGAAACCATGCATCAAAGCAAGGGCGTAGGTCTGGCGGGTCCCCAGGTGGGGTTTATGAAGCGGATCTTTGTAATCCATATCGAAGGGGATGTTCCCCGGGTGTTTATCAATCCCTCAATCGTAGCCACTTCCCAGGAAACGGTTAAGCTGGAGGAGGGCTGCCTTTCTCTCCCCGGGATCTGGGCCGATGTGGTCCGTCCCGAAACGGTGAAGATCCAGGCGTGGAACGAAAAAGGCCGGCCCTTTACCATGGAAACCGATGGAATCTTGGCCCGGGTGATCCTGCACGAATACGATCACCTTGAGGGAACCCTCTTTATCGACCGGATTCCCGAATCAAGGCGGAATAAAATCCTCGCCAAATTAGAGAAACGGCAAATGCAGGACTAG
- the fmt gene encoding methionyl-tRNA formyltransferase yields MRILFAGSPAIAVPSLEALARLSLEDDRFRLVGVLTNPDTKRGRRGDPEPTDIGAAADRLSGDFADMPPPVQLKPEKPDGAVWEAVAALKPDLLVSFAYGHIFGPRFLSLFPLGGINVHPSLLPKYRGATPIPAAILGRERETGVTIQRLAPEMDAGDILAQERFPLNGRETTLSLSHIAAEKGAELLLTVVQDLALDSAAGRRQNNDEATYCSVISKEDGLIDWSQGAAEIDAKIRAYTPWPLCRTFHGEEPLYILEGGLPEEPVQAENAGPLLPGTVLGIDRNSGILVQTGDGVFAVRRLQYAAKKALAWRDFLNGARDFIGARLTGLV; encoded by the coding sequence GTGCGGATACTCTTTGCGGGAAGCCCGGCTATCGCCGTACCTTCCCTGGAAGCCCTGGCCCGGCTGAGCCTGGAGGACGATCGTTTCCGGCTGGTGGGGGTGCTCACCAACCCCGATACAAAGCGGGGCAGGCGAGGCGATCCGGAACCCACCGACATCGGCGCCGCGGCGGACCGTCTTTCGGGGGATTTTGCCGACATGCCGCCGCCGGTCCAGCTTAAGCCGGAAAAGCCCGATGGAGCGGTATGGGAAGCAGTTGCCGCCCTGAAGCCGGACTTGTTGGTAAGCTTTGCCTATGGGCACATTTTTGGCCCGCGTTTTTTAAGCCTCTTCCCCCTGGGGGGAATCAATGTTCACCCTTCACTGCTCCCCAAATACCGGGGGGCAACTCCTATTCCGGCGGCCATCCTGGGCCGGGAAAGGGAGACCGGGGTAACCATCCAGCGGCTTGCTCCGGAAATGGACGCCGGGGACATCCTGGCCCAGGAACGATTCCCCCTCAATGGCCGGGAAACTACCCTTTCATTAAGCCATATTGCCGCCGAAAAGGGGGCCGAACTGCTCCTTACGGTAGTTCAGGATTTAGCCCTGGACAGCGCCGCCGGGAGACGTCAAAATAATGATGAGGCCACCTACTGTTCTGTTATCAGTAAGGAGGATGGCCTTATCGACTGGTCACAGGGGGCGGCGGAGATTGACGCAAAGATCCGGGCCTATACCCCCTGGCCGCTTTGCCGGACCTTTCACGGGGAGGAACCGCTCTATATCCTTGAGGGGGGGCTTCCTGAGGAGCCGGTTCAGGCCGAAAACGCCGGGCCCCTGCTGCCGGGAACGGTTTTGGGCATAGACAGGAACTCGGGTATTCTGGTACAAACGGGAGACGGGGTTTTTGCTGTCCGGCGGCTCCAATACGCGGCTAAGAAAGCCCTGGCTTGGCGGGATTTTTTGAACGGCGCCAGGGATTTTATCGGAGCCCGGCTCACCGGGTTAGTGTAA